One Myxococcales bacterium DNA segment encodes these proteins:
- a CDS encoding serine/threonine protein kinase, whose amino-acid sequence MRVPEPQTPRRAGSFAVGRVVGGGGMAAVHLGRALDGSGEVVALKIIKDDLSRLPGYLTMFHDEAAILGRMQHPNIVRTLESGVAGSHRYIAMELLLGRTLAEVFDRVCLADFALPPKLVAWIGARVAAALHYAHVLEDEHGVPLHVVHRDANPSNIVLTYDGEVKLIDFGLAKAARRNTSTEDGIIKGKVPYLAPEQILEEEVDARTDIFTLGATLWETLAMRRLFKRDTDLETIHAIREGHVPALAEVAPRCGVELAEVVTKCLARERRDRYASAEMVAAALDAIHDKGGADNAFVLRRLLDRTFPGEREQRVRWRTDPIGVPGG is encoded by the coding sequence ATGCGCGTTCCAGAGCCTCAAACGCCTCGCCGAGCCGGCTCCTTCGCCGTCGGTCGGGTGGTCGGTGGTGGCGGCATGGCGGCCGTGCACCTGGGGCGTGCCCTCGACGGCTCGGGCGAGGTCGTCGCGCTGAAGATCATCAAGGACGATCTCTCGCGCCTGCCTGGCTACTTGACGATGTTTCACGATGAAGCGGCCATCTTGGGACGCATGCAACATCCCAACATCGTTCGTACGCTCGAGTCCGGCGTCGCGGGTAGTCACCGGTACATCGCGATGGAGCTGCTCCTCGGGCGCACGCTCGCGGAGGTCTTCGACCGCGTGTGCCTCGCCGACTTCGCGCTGCCGCCGAAGCTCGTCGCGTGGATCGGTGCCCGCGTCGCGGCGGCGCTCCACTACGCGCACGTGCTCGAGGACGAACACGGCGTTCCGCTCCACGTCGTTCATCGCGACGCGAACCCGTCGAACATCGTCCTCACCTACGACGGAGAGGTGAAGCTCATCGACTTCGGGCTGGCGAAGGCGGCGCGGCGCAACACGAGCACCGAGGACGGCATCATCAAGGGCAAAGTGCCGTATCTGGCGCCGGAGCAGATCCTCGAGGAAGAGGTTGACGCGCGCACAGACATCTTCACCCTCGGCGCGACGTTGTGGGAGACGCTCGCGATGCGTCGCCTCTTCAAGCGGGACACCGATCTCGAGACCATTCACGCGATTCGGGAGGGGCACGTTCCGGCGCTCGCGGAGGTGGCGCCGCGCTGCGGCGTTGAGCTCGCCGAGGTGGTGACCAAGTGCCTCGCGCGGGAGCGGCGCGATCGCTACGCCTCGGCCGAAATGGTCGCCGCCGCGCTCGACGCCATCCACGACAAGGGCGGCGCTGACAACGCGTTCGTCCTTCGGCGACTCCTCGACCGGACGTTTCCCGGCGAGCGCGAGCAGCGCGTGCGGTGGCGTACCGACCCCATCGGCGTGCCGGGAGGATGA